A single Acidobacteriota bacterium DNA region contains:
- a CDS encoding MupA/Atu3671 family FMN-dependent luciferase-like monooxygenase: MSGRSNHEAPPVPVPEIEDAVAVVGLACRFPGAGDPQELWQLLREGREGILPLSPEELRSAGVDPASLDANHVAVASAVEGIDRFDAPFFGFSPREAEITDPQQRVFLECAWQALEDSGYDPRSYGGSIGVFAGTNLSSYLFELFAHPRAMEAMGRYRTLLGNDKDHLPTMVSYRLDLRGPSLNVQTACSTSLVAVHLACQSLLDGECSMALAGGAALAARQKTGYQYQRGGIYSPDGHCRPFDADAQGTVPGNGVGVVVLKPLAAALEDGDAIRAVILGSAINNDGAGKVGYTAPSVEGQVRVIAEALAVAGIDAETVEYVEGHGTGTELGDPIEVAALRQALEAAGAAEGRCALGSIKSNLGHLDAAAGVAGLIKTVLALEHGELVPSLHFRRPNPKLDLGERLYVNVETTPWPRRDEAPRRAGVSSFGIGGTNAHAVLQEPPVQEPSGAGRELQLLVLSARTESALEAVTDRLSQRLTEELERPSSFAPEEGRRRLADIAFTLAVGRTAFAHRRTLVAADLGEAREILQQRDAGSEARGLRSRHQEAGHRPVAFLFPGQGSQFPAMAAQLYAAEEVFRRHLDRCLEILGEELGGKLRSLLLEAPAGDEEAAAALERTELTQPALFCVEYALAQLWQEWGVVPEALLGHSVGEYVAACLAGVFSLENALVLVAARGRLMASAEAGSMLSVPLEEDDLARRLEGFPGVELAVVNGPRRCVAAGPADAVAALAEALAGDGVKARPLRTSHAFHTAMMEPAVEPFRRQLEGLELQPPRIPFLSNLSGTWIRPEEAVDPEYWVAQLRRPVRFGAGLEELLQEPRRILLEVGPGATLSTLARPRRIHPDQQVVLSSMPHPRQDTPHLRHLLDALGQLWAAGAPVAWTGVYQGQRRHRLPLPTYPFERRRHWVEGPTPAAHLETVMPDEATTDQAAPARRERILPVLLELVQELTGLEPQQVDLQANFLEVGLDSLMLIRATEDIEKSFGVTMSVVQLFEEVNTLELLVSYLDEEMPADALPSPAPAAPAPQAAAAAPAAASPPAVAGPAAPAQPAPAPAAAAPPMATPVQQPPTAPAPSLPAPAASGSGVEALVQQQLWLMQQQLEMLRGGTASASPAPASPAAAVPPVSASPALPTPPTPQAPPVSVASPQSTKNPPPSPPRASTAGSSAEDDEPKAYGPYQPIVLGSTDGLTDRQASYLRGFMQDYSRRTAESKRRTQEHRATLADSRGTIGFRRLWKEIVYPILGDRAKGSKIWDVDGNEYVDVSLGFGLHYFGHSPDFIVDALRAQLDKNIALGPQSDLAGEVSQLVCELTGLDRAMFCNSGTESVMGAMRAARVYRRRDKIVIFNGCYHGWADGTLVRSIERDGQLISAPVASGVAPGAVQDVMVLEYDDPASLEIIRRHADELAAVMVEPVPSRRPDLQPAKFLRELRRITEETGVLLIFDEMVTGFRVAQGGAQEWFGVQADLATYGKLVAGGLPIGVIAGKAPVMDVFDGGPWSFGDDSYPRSQKILFSGAFFKHPLTMAALKATMERMKEQGPELQTRLNQRVEALTGRLDAYFQEHRVPVHTVRYGPLFRFVFDPQLQFTEIFTQHLVHNGIFYTAETGNCFLSTAHTAEDEEKILQGVRRTVEGMREGGLWPEDPEDPDGSGGGSGGRKASTSTRSSAESTVTASPAAPAMASSASTSVSSSASSSAGAGSGVGSGAKAMDFGLYYFGYYPPEYDADKYDLILRSARFADAHGFSALLLPERHFDAVGGFSPNPSVVGAALARETQHIQIRAGSVVLPLHHPVRVAEEWAVLDNLAAGRVGVSVASGWHHNDFVFNPDAYDQRHQLMMDGIETVRALWRGEAVRVRGGGGELDVRLHPLPSRPDIPLWLTATSEDTFRRAASIGVGVLTNLLGQPLPELRQRIAVYRQALAEHGFDPASGTVTVLLHTLVGDDADTARDAAFEAFRNYLSSSFNLVRRHARSEGRKVELEGLSERGVASYLDATTRRLMHTSTLIGSPESCRPLVEELMEAGVDEIACFVDFGVGGEVALAGMEPLNRLRQYYSGDKSGAGSEPGGAVKVSVPAQPEAPMQAPMASGQRGLWVLAQMGEDASRAYNESVAFHLHGPFQLRAMGRALQRVVDRHESLRSTFDADGRHQRIAPSLTIELPLMDLSALPEEQRQQRLRRFLEEQALETFDLEAGPLVRAQVARLSADYHVMVFTTHHIVIDGHSFGVVLRELGAAYSAFFAGGEPNLPQPQPFRDFLQKVEEQGGEAAREKAQAYWLEQFADGVPSLELPTDHPRPPVQTFHGDRLRYPLDAELYAAVKAAGIATGSTLYMVLLTAFKVLLHRLTGQRDLVLGVDAVDKLSIDAKALVGFAVNPLPLRSRLSGNPTFRELLGVTKRQVMEGYQHQRYSFGDLVQQLGLLHQDRSRPVLYAASFNMDNVGSTPLEGLDVEVINNPPRAARFEFGFNVLDSGRDILVECELNTDLFHRTTALRWLDGYRALLEALARDPEQRIFDLPLVPAVARHQQLVEWNDTHRAWDLDQRTFLDLFAEAAERRSRALAAVCGEERWTYSRLERESRAVAQALAARGVGPGTVVALLGERGLGLLNAILGVLRAGGAYLPLDPHHPPARLARILERSGAAVAVAVAELEPVLGQALEEFSQEAGTAPPERTTVEALTREGAEEHPLRAPVPSDLAYVIFTSGSTGVPKGVMVEHRGMLNHLLAKVEDLALSEDDTVAQTASQCFDISVWQFLAPLAVGGRVEIFPDEVAHDAERLLAALQERRVNIFETVPSLLRVLLQQAVAQDATLPKLRWLLSTGEALSDELCREWLERFPAIPMVNAYGPTECSDDVTHAVLRAGASASASTPTPTLGRVIANTGLYLLDAHQRPLPAGVVGELCAGGEGVGRGYLDDPRRTATAFVPDPFYPRAGARMYRTGDLVRALPDGRFEFLGRRDHQVKVRGHRIELGEVESVLLGHPAVAEAVVVVRDLGAGGDQLVAYAVPRPGRAPSSDELRDFIRGRLPGYMVPAAMMLLPAMPLNTSGKIDRKALPEPEDLVAEAGPTGGAAQDSETELVAGVWAEVLGREAVGAGGDFFELGGHSLLATQAVSRLRALFGIEISLRQLFETPTPAAMARRVREQRSEGSGLVPPPLEPVSRDGELPLSFAQQRLWFFEQLEEDSTAYSLPEALRLEGPLDVAALAASLRQLQQRHEVLRTTFPEEDGKPRQHIAPEPLMDLPVVSLEALPESVWEIHLRQLAEREAIRPFDLEAGPLMRAILVRLDDQRHAILFTMHHIISDGWSVAVLVREVGELYAARVAQRRPRLRPLPVQYADFAVWQRSWLQGEALERQLSYWRRQLAGAPTLLELPTDRPRPEVQRFAGATRSFELSEDLSRGFRQLARESEVTHFMALLAAYQVLLHLASGQPDVLVGTPVAGRTAVETEGLIGFFANLLVLRGRFGEELSFRRVLEQTRQLTLGAASHQDLPFDKLVEELGVERSLAHNTLFQATFTFDNVPREAVTFEGLTFVPVEAEVQRSPYDLNLIVGRVEPTIAGAFQYKTDLFDGATVEGWIDRFRELVEKVVAEPEVRLAELRRWYRQSTERGQRGQRKERKADLRSKLLKSLRSA, translated from the coding sequence ATGAGCGGCCGATCCAACCACGAGGCGCCGCCGGTGCCGGTCCCGGAGATCGAGGACGCGGTGGCGGTGGTGGGGTTGGCGTGCCGCTTCCCCGGCGCCGGCGACCCTCAGGAGCTCTGGCAGCTGCTGCGGGAGGGGCGGGAGGGAATCCTTCCCCTGAGCCCGGAGGAGCTGCGGTCGGCGGGGGTGGATCCGGCGAGTCTCGACGCGAATCACGTGGCGGTGGCCTCGGCGGTGGAGGGCATCGACCGCTTCGACGCGCCTTTCTTCGGCTTCAGCCCCCGGGAGGCGGAGATCACCGATCCCCAGCAGCGGGTGTTCCTGGAATGCGCCTGGCAGGCCCTGGAGGACAGCGGCTACGACCCGCGCAGCTACGGGGGCAGCATCGGCGTCTTCGCCGGCACCAATCTGAGCAGCTACCTCTTCGAGCTCTTCGCCCATCCCCGGGCCATGGAGGCCATGGGGCGCTACCGCACCCTGTTGGGCAACGACAAGGATCACCTGCCCACCATGGTCTCCTACCGCCTCGATCTGCGGGGCCCCAGCCTCAACGTCCAGACCGCCTGCTCCACGTCGTTGGTGGCGGTGCACCTGGCCTGCCAGAGCCTCCTAGACGGCGAGTGCTCCATGGCGCTGGCCGGCGGCGCGGCGCTGGCGGCGCGGCAGAAGACCGGCTACCAATACCAGCGCGGCGGCATCTACTCCCCCGACGGCCACTGCCGGCCCTTCGACGCCGACGCTCAGGGCACGGTGCCCGGCAACGGTGTCGGGGTGGTGGTGCTCAAGCCCCTGGCGGCGGCCCTGGAGGACGGCGACGCCATCCGGGCGGTGATCCTCGGCTCGGCGATCAACAACGACGGCGCCGGCAAGGTGGGCTACACCGCCCCCAGCGTCGAGGGCCAGGTGCGGGTCATCGCCGAAGCGTTGGCGGTGGCGGGCATCGACGCCGAAACGGTGGAGTACGTGGAAGGCCACGGCACCGGCACCGAGCTCGGCGATCCCATCGAGGTGGCGGCGCTGCGCCAGGCTTTGGAGGCCGCAGGGGCCGCCGAGGGGCGCTGCGCCCTGGGCTCCATCAAATCCAACCTCGGCCATCTGGACGCCGCCGCCGGCGTCGCCGGGCTGATCAAGACGGTGCTGGCGCTGGAGCACGGTGAGCTGGTGCCGTCGCTGCACTTCCGGCGCCCCAACCCCAAACTCGACCTCGGGGAGCGCCTCTACGTCAACGTCGAGACGACCCCCTGGCCCCGGCGGGACGAGGCTCCCCGGCGGGCCGGCGTCAGCTCCTTCGGCATCGGCGGCACCAACGCTCACGCGGTGCTCCAGGAACCGCCGGTGCAAGAGCCCTCCGGCGCCGGCCGGGAGCTTCAGCTGCTGGTGCTCTCGGCGCGCACCGAAAGCGCTCTGGAGGCGGTGACGGATCGCCTGAGCCAGCGACTGACGGAGGAGCTGGAGCGCCCGAGCTCGTTCGCGCCGGAGGAGGGCCGGCGCCGCCTGGCGGACATCGCTTTCACCTTGGCGGTGGGGCGCACCGCCTTCGCCCACCGGCGCACCCTGGTGGCCGCCGACCTCGGCGAGGCGCGGGAGATTCTGCAGCAGCGCGACGCCGGCTCCGAGGCTCGGGGGCTGCGTTCCCGCCACCAGGAAGCGGGGCACCGGCCGGTGGCCTTCCTCTTCCCTGGCCAGGGGAGCCAATTCCCGGCCATGGCGGCGCAGCTCTACGCCGCGGAGGAAGTCTTCCGCCGGCATCTGGACCGCTGCTTGGAGATCCTCGGCGAAGAGCTGGGCGGGAAGCTGCGCTCGCTGCTGCTGGAGGCTCCGGCGGGGGACGAGGAGGCCGCGGCGGCGCTGGAGCGCACGGAGCTCACCCAGCCCGCTCTCTTCTGCGTCGAATACGCCCTGGCGCAGCTGTGGCAGGAGTGGGGAGTGGTGCCGGAGGCGCTGCTGGGCCACAGCGTCGGGGAATACGTGGCAGCCTGCCTGGCGGGAGTTTTCTCCCTCGAGAATGCCCTGGTTCTGGTGGCCGCCCGGGGCCGGCTGATGGCCTCCGCCGAGGCCGGTTCGATGCTCTCCGTGCCACTGGAGGAAGACGATCTCGCGCGGCGGCTGGAAGGCTTCCCGGGGGTCGAGCTGGCGGTGGTCAACGGCCCGCGGCGCTGCGTTGCGGCGGGGCCGGCGGACGCGGTGGCGGCCCTCGCCGAGGCTCTGGCCGGGGATGGCGTCAAGGCGCGGCCTCTGCGCACCTCCCACGCCTTCCATACGGCGATGATGGAGCCCGCCGTGGAGCCCTTCCGCCGGCAGCTGGAAGGTCTGGAGCTGCAGCCTCCGCGGATTCCCTTCCTATCCAATCTCAGCGGCACGTGGATCCGCCCCGAGGAGGCGGTGGACCCGGAGTATTGGGTAGCTCAGCTGCGCCGTCCGGTGCGTTTCGGGGCCGGCCTGGAGGAGCTGCTTCAGGAGCCCCGCCGGATCCTGTTGGAGGTCGGCCCGGGAGCCACCCTGAGCACCCTGGCACGCCCCCGGCGGATTCATCCGGACCAGCAGGTGGTGCTTTCTTCCATGCCTCATCCGCGTCAGGACACCCCCCACCTGCGGCACCTGCTGGACGCCCTCGGCCAGCTGTGGGCCGCCGGTGCTCCGGTGGCCTGGACCGGGGTCTACCAGGGCCAGCGGCGCCATCGGCTGCCGCTGCCCACCTATCCCTTCGAACGTCGGCGTCATTGGGTCGAAGGCCCGACGCCGGCCGCTCACTTGGAGACCGTTATGCCCGACGAAGCGACGACCGATCAAGCCGCCCCCGCGCGCCGTGAACGCATCCTGCCGGTGCTCTTGGAGCTGGTGCAGGAGCTCACCGGGCTGGAGCCGCAGCAGGTGGATCTGCAGGCGAATTTCCTCGAGGTGGGCCTGGACTCGCTGATGCTGATCCGCGCCACCGAGGACATTGAGAAGAGCTTCGGCGTCACCATGTCGGTGGTGCAGCTCTTCGAAGAGGTCAACACCCTGGAGCTGCTGGTGAGCTATCTCGACGAGGAGATGCCGGCGGACGCCCTGCCCTCCCCGGCGCCGGCGGCTCCGGCGCCGCAAGCCGCAGCGGCGGCACCGGCGGCGGCCTCTCCTCCGGCTGTTGCTGGGCCGGCAGCTCCGGCGCAGCCCGCGCCCGCTCCGGCAGCCGCCGCGCCGCCGATGGCGACACCGGTGCAACAGCCTCCCACCGCTCCCGCGCCGAGCCTCCCGGCCCCCGCCGCCTCCGGCTCGGGGGTGGAAGCGCTGGTGCAGCAGCAGCTGTGGCTGATGCAACAGCAGCTGGAGATGCTGCGCGGCGGCACGGCTTCAGCCAGCCCGGCCCCGGCAAGCCCCGCAGCCGCCGTGCCGCCGGTGTCCGCGTCCCCGGCACTTCCGACACCTCCGACACCCCAAGCACCGCCGGTGAGCGTGGCGAGCCCGCAAAGCACCAAGAACCCGCCGCCGTCCCCGCCGCGGGCCTCCACCGCCGGCAGCTCCGCCGAGGACGACGAGCCCAAGGCTTACGGGCCCTACCAGCCCATCGTCCTCGGCTCCACCGACGGGCTGACGGATCGCCAGGCGAGCTATCTGCGCGGCTTCATGCAGGACTACAGCCGGCGTACGGCGGAATCCAAGCGGCGGACCCAGGAGCACCGCGCCACCCTCGCCGACAGCCGCGGCACCATCGGTTTCCGGCGGCTGTGGAAGGAGATCGTCTACCCCATCCTCGGGGATCGGGCCAAGGGCTCGAAGATCTGGGACGTGGACGGCAACGAGTACGTGGACGTCTCCCTGGGCTTCGGCCTGCACTACTTCGGCCACTCCCCGGACTTCATCGTCGACGCCCTGCGCGCCCAGCTGGACAAGAACATCGCCCTGGGGCCGCAGTCGGACCTCGCCGGCGAGGTTTCTCAGCTGGTCTGCGAGCTCACCGGCCTCGACCGCGCCATGTTCTGCAACTCCGGCACCGAGTCGGTGATGGGGGCCATGCGGGCGGCGCGGGTCTACCGCCGGCGGGACAAGATTGTCATCTTCAACGGCTGCTACCACGGCTGGGCCGACGGCACCCTGGTGCGCTCCATCGAGCGCGACGGTCAGCTGATCTCGGCGCCGGTGGCGTCCGGCGTGGCGCCGGGAGCGGTGCAGGACGTGATGGTGCTGGAGTACGACGATCCGGCGTCCCTGGAGATCATCCGGCGCCATGCCGACGAGTTGGCGGCGGTGATGGTGGAGCCGGTGCCCAGCCGGCGGCCGGATCTGCAGCCGGCGAAATTCCTCCGCGAGCTGCGGCGCATCACCGAGGAGACCGGGGTGCTGCTGATCTTCGACGAGATGGTCACCGGCTTCCGGGTCGCCCAGGGCGGCGCCCAGGAGTGGTTCGGCGTGCAGGCGGATCTGGCCACCTACGGCAAGCTGGTGGCCGGCGGTCTGCCCATCGGGGTCATCGCCGGCAAGGCGCCGGTGATGGACGTCTTCGACGGCGGACCGTGGAGCTTCGGGGACGATTCCTACCCGCGCTCCCAGAAGATTCTCTTCTCCGGCGCCTTCTTCAAACATCCCCTCACCATGGCGGCGCTGAAGGCCACCATGGAGCGCATGAAGGAGCAGGGGCCGGAGCTGCAAACCCGCCTCAACCAGCGGGTGGAGGCCCTCACCGGGCGCCTCGACGCGTATTTCCAGGAGCATCGGGTGCCGGTGCACACGGTGCGCTACGGCCCTCTCTTCCGCTTCGTCTTCGATCCGCAGCTGCAATTCACCGAGATCTTCACCCAGCACCTGGTGCACAACGGCATCTTCTACACCGCCGAGACCGGCAATTGCTTCCTCTCCACCGCCCACACGGCGGAGGACGAGGAGAAGATCCTGCAGGGCGTGCGGCGCACCGTCGAGGGCATGCGGGAGGGCGGCTTGTGGCCCGAGGACCCGGAAGATCCCGACGGCTCCGGCGGTGGCTCGGGAGGGCGCAAGGCCTCGACCTCCACTAGAAGCTCCGCCGAGAGTACCGTCACGGCCTCGCCGGCGGCGCCGGCCATGGCCTCGTCGGCATCGACCTCGGTGTCGAGCTCAGCGTCGAGCTCGGCTGGGGCTGGCTCCGGAGTTGGCTCCGGAGCCAAGGCCATGGACTTCGGTCTCTACTATTTCGGCTACTACCCGCCGGAGTACGACGCCGACAAATACGACCTCATCCTGCGCTCCGCCCGCTTCGCCGACGCCCACGGCTTCAGCGCCCTGCTGCTGCCGGAGCGTCACTTCGACGCCGTCGGTGGTTTTTCTCCCAACCCGTCGGTGGTGGGGGCGGCGCTGGCGCGGGAGACCCAGCACATCCAGATCCGCGCCGGCAGCGTGGTGCTGCCGCTGCATCATCCGGTGCGGGTGGCGGAAGAGTGGGCGGTGCTGGACAACCTGGCGGCGGGCCGAGTGGGAGTTTCCGTCGCCTCCGGCTGGCATCACAACGACTTCGTCTTCAACCCCGACGCCTACGATCAGCGCCACCAGCTGATGATGGACGGCATCGAGACGGTGCGCGCCCTGTGGCGGGGGGAGGCGGTGCGGGTGCGCGGCGGCGGCGGCGAGCTGGACGTGCGGCTGCATCCGCTGCCCAGCCGCCCGGACATTCCCCTGTGGCTCACCGCCACCAGCGAGGACACCTTCCGCCGCGCCGCTTCCATCGGCGTCGGGGTGCTGACCAATCTGCTGGGCCAGCCGCTGCCGGAGCTGCGCCAGCGCATCGCCGTCTATCGCCAGGCTCTCGCCGAGCATGGCTTCGACCCCGCCTCCGGCACCGTCACGGTGCTCCTCCACACCCTGGTGGGGGACGACGCCGACACGGCCCGGGACGCGGCCTTCGAGGCCTTCCGCAACTATCTCTCGTCCTCCTTCAACCTGGTGCGCCGCCACGCCCGCAGCGAGGGCCGCAAGGTCGAGCTGGAGGGGCTCTCCGAGCGCGGGGTGGCGAGCTATCTCGACGCCACCACCCGCCGGCTGATGCACACCAGCACCCTCATCGGCAGCCCCGAATCCTGCCGGCCGCTGGTGGAAGAGCTGATGGAGGCCGGTGTCGACGAGATCGCCTGCTTCGTGGACTTCGGAGTCGGCGGAGAGGTGGCCCTGGCGGGGATGGAGCCGCTGAATCGGCTGCGTCAGTATTACTCCGGGGACAAGTCTGGGGCCGGCTCCGAGCCCGGCGGCGCGGTGAAAGTCTCCGTTCCGGCCCAGCCTGAGGCTCCGATGCAGGCCCCCATGGCATCCGGCCAGCGGGGCCTGTGGGTGCTGGCTCAGATGGGAGAGGACGCCAGCCGCGCCTACAACGAGTCGGTGGCCTTCCATCTCCACGGTCCGTTCCAGCTGCGGGCCATGGGGCGGGCTCTCCAGCGGGTGGTGGACCGCCACGAGTCGCTGCGGTCGACCTTCGACGCCGACGGCCGACACCAGCGCATCGCGCCGTCCTTGACCATCGAGCTGCCGCTGATGGATCTTTCGGCGCTGCCGGAGGAGCAGCGGCAGCAACGCCTCCGGCGCTTCCTGGAAGAACAGGCGCTGGAGACCTTCGACCTCGAGGCGGGACCCCTGGTGCGGGCTCAGGTGGCGCGGCTCAGCGCCGACTATCACGTGATGGTCTTCACCACCCATCACATCGTCATCGACGGTCATTCCTTCGGCGTCGTGCTGCGGGAGCTGGGGGCCGCCTACTCGGCCTTCTTCGCCGGCGGTGAGCCGAATCTGCCTCAGCCCCAGCCCTTCCGGGACTTCCTCCAGAAGGTCGAGGAGCAGGGGGGCGAGGCGGCCCGGGAGAAGGCTCAGGCCTATTGGCTGGAGCAATTCGCCGACGGCGTGCCGTCCCTGGAGCTGCCCACGGACCATCCCCGGCCGCCGGTGCAGACCTTCCACGGCGACCGCCTGCGATATCCCCTGGACGCCGAGCTCTACGCCGCCGTCAAGGCCGCCGGCATCGCCACCGGCTCGACCCTCTACATGGTGCTGCTCACCGCCTTCAAGGTGCTGCTCCATCGCCTCACCGGGCAGCGGGACCTGGTGCTGGGGGTGGACGCCGTGGACAAGTTGAGCATCGACGCCAAGGCGTTGGTGGGCTTCGCCGTGAACCCGTTGCCGCTGCGCAGCAGGCTCTCGGGGAACCCCACCTTTCGCGAGCTCCTGGGCGTCACCAAGCGGCAGGTGATGGAGGGCTATCAGCACCAGCGCTACTCCTTCGGCGACCTGGTCCAGCAGCTCGGACTGCTGCATCAAGACCGCAGCCGGCCGGTGCTCTACGCCGCCTCCTTCAACATGGACAACGTCGGCTCGACGCCCCTCGAGGGCCTCGACGTGGAGGTGATCAACAATCCGCCCCGGGCGGCTCGCTTCGAGTTCGGCTTCAACGTGCTGGACTCGGGCCGGGACATCCTGGTGGAGTGCGAGCTCAACACCGACCTCTTCCACCGCACCACGGCGCTCCGCTGGCTCGACGGCTACCGGGCTTTGCTGGAGGCTTTGGCCCGGGATCCGGAGCAGCGAATCTTCGATCTGCCCCTGGTTCCCGCCGTCGCCCGCCACCAGCAACTGGTGGAGTGGAACGACACTCACCGCGCTTGGGATCTGGATCAGCGCACCTTCCTGGACCTCTTCGCCGAGGCTGCGGAGCGCCGCTCCCGGGCTCTGGCGGCGGTGTGCGGCGAGGAGCGCTGGACCTACTCCCGGCTGGAGCGGGAGAGCCGGGCGGTGGCCCAGGCCCTGGCGGCCCGGGGAGTGGGGCCGGGAACGGTGGTGGCGTTGCTGGGAGAGCGTGGCCTGGGGCTGCTCAACGCCATCCTCGGTGTGTTGCGGGCCGGCGGCGCCTACCTGCCGCTGGATCCCCATCATCCGCCGGCACGGCTGGCGCGGATCCTGGAGCGTAGCGGCGCCGCGGTGGCGGTGGCAGTGGCGGAGCTGGAGCCGGTCTTGGGGCAAGCCTTGGAAGAATTCTCCCAGGAGGCCGGCACCGCCCCGCCGGAGCGCACTACCGTCGAAGCCCTGACCCGGGAGGGAGCCGAGGAGCACCCGCTGCGGGCTCCCGTGCCGTCGGATCTGGCCTACGTGATCTTCACCTCCGGCTCCACCGGCGTGCCCAAGGGGGTGATGGTGGAGCACCGCGGGATGCTCAACCACCTGCTGGCCAAGGTCGAGGATCTGGCGCTGAGCGAAGACGACACGGTGGCCCAGACCGCCTCCCAATGCTTCGACATTTCGGTTTGGCAATTCCTCGCACCGCTGGCCGTCGGCGGCCGGGTGGAGATCTTCCCCGACGAGGTGGCCCACGACGCCGAGCGCTTGCTGGCGGCGCTGCAGGAGCGGCGGGTGAATATCTTCGAGACCGTGCCGTCGCTGCTGCGGGTGTTGCTGCAGCAGGCCGTGGCCCAAGACGCCACCCTACCCAAGCTGCGGTGGCTGCTGTCCACCGGTGAAGCCCTCTCCGACGAGCTCTGCCGGGAATGGCTGGAACGCTTCCCGGCGATCCCGATGGTCAACGCCTACGGCCCCACCGAATGCTCCGACGACGTCACCCATGCGGTGCTGCGGGCCGGCGCATCGGCATCGGCATCGACTCCTACCCCAACCCTGGGGCGGGTCATCGCCAACACCGGCCTGTACCTCCTCGACGCCCACCAGCGGCCGCTGCCGGCGGGGGTGGTGGGGGAGCTGTGCGCCGGTGGTGAAGGGGTGGGCCGCGGCTACCTCGACGATCCCCGCCGCACCGCCACCGCCTTTGTGCCGGATCCCTTCTATCCCCGCGCCGGAGCCCGCATGTACCGAACCGGCGACCTGGTGCGGGCCTTGCCCGACGGCCGCTTCGAATTCCTCGGCCGGCGGGATCATCAGGTGAAGGTGCGCGGTCATCGCATCGAGTTGGGGGAGGTGGAGTCGGTGCTGCTGGGGCATCCTGCGGTGGCGGAAGCGGTGGTGGTGGTGCGGGATCTGGGCGCCGGCGGTGACCAGCTGGTGGCCTACGCCGTCCCCCGCCCCGGGCGCGCGCCGAGCTCCGACGAGCTGCGGGACTTCATCCGCGGCCGGCTGCCGGGGTACATGGTGCCGGCGGCGATGATGCTGCTGCCGGCCATGCCCCTCAACACCAGCGGCAAGATCGACCGCAAAGCCCTGCCGGAGCCGGAAGACCTGGTGGCCGAGGCGGGCCCCACCGGCGGTGCCGCCCAGGACTCGGAGACCGAGTTGGTGGCGGGGGTGTGGGCGGAGGTTCTAGGGCGCGAGGCGGTGGGCGCCGGCGGTGACTTCTTCGAGCTCGGCGGCCACTCGCTGCTGGCCACCCAGGCGGTGTCGCGGCTGCGCGCCCTCTTCGGCATCGAGATCTCCCTGCGCCAGCTCTTCGAGACGCCGACCCCGGCGGCCATGGCGCGGCGGGTGCGAGAGCAGCGCAGTGAGGGCAGCGGCCTGGTGCCGCCGCCGCTGGAACCGGTCTCCCGGGACGGGGAGCTCCCCCTCTCCTTCGCCCAGCAGCGGCTGTGGTTCTTCGAGCAGCTGGAGGAGGACAGCACCGCCTACAGCCTTCCCGAGGCGCTGCGGCTGGAGGGGCCCCTGGACGTGGCGGCGCTGGCGGCGAGCCTGCGGCAGCTGCAGCAGCGCCACGAGGTGTTGCGCACCACCTTCCCGGAGGAGGACGGCAAGCCCCGCCAGCACATCGCGCCGGAGCCCCTCATGGATCTGCCGGTGGTCAGCCTGGAAGCGCTCCCCGAGAGCGTCTGGGAAATCCACCTACGGCAGCTGGCGGAGCGCGAAGCCATCCGCCCCTTCGATCTCGAGGCGGGGCCGCTGATGCGGGCGATCCTGGTGCGGCTGGACGACCAGCGCCACGCCATCCTCTTCACCATGCATCACATCATCAGCGACGGTTGGTCGGTGGCGGTCCTGGTGCGGGAGGTGGGGGAGCTCTACGCCGCTCGGGTGGCGCAGCGCCGGCCGCGCCTGCGGCCGCTGCCGGTGCAATACGCGGACTTCGCGGTGTGGCAGCGCAGCTGGCTTCAGGGGGAGGCTTTGGAGCGCCAGCTGAGCTATTGGCGGCGACAGCTGGCGGGGGCTCCTACCCTCCTCGAGCTGCCCACCGACCGGCCGCGGCCGGAGGTACAGCGCTTTGCCGGCGCGACGCGCTCCTTCGAGCTCTCCGAAGATCTCTCCCGCGGTTTCCGGCAGCTGGCCCGGGAGTCGGAGGTGACTCATTTCATGGCCCTGCTGGCGGCCTACCAGGTGCTCCTCCACCTCGCCTCCGGGCAGCCGGACGTGCTGGTGGGCACGCCGGTGGCGGGGCGCACGGCGGTGGAGACGGAGGGGCTCATCGGTTTCTTCGCCAACCTCCTGGTGCTGCGCGGCCGTTTCGGCGAGGAGCTGAGCTTCCGCCGAGTGCTGGAGCAGACCCGACAGCTGACCCTGGGCGCCGCCAGCCACCAGGACCTACCCTTCGACAAGTTGGTGGAGGAGTTGGGGGTGGAGCGCTCCCTGGCCCACAACACCCTCTTCCAGGCCACCTTCACCTTCGACAACGTGCCCCGGGAGGCGGTGACCTTCGAGGGGCTGACCTTCGTTCCGGTGGAGGCGGAGGTGCAGCGCTCGCCCTACGACCTCAACCTCATCGTCGGCCGGGTCGAGCCCACCATCGCCGGTGCCTTCCAATACAAGACCGATCTCTTTGACGGCGCCACCGTCGAAGGGTGGATCGACCGATTCCGGGAGCTGGTGGAGAAGGTCGTGGCGGAGCCGGAGGTGCGGCTCGCGGAGCTGCGACGCTGGTATCGCCAGAGCACCGAGCGGGGGCAGCGGGGCCAGCGCAAGGAGCGCAAGGCGGACCTGCGGAGCAAGCTGCTGAAGAGTCTGCGCAGTGCGTGA